A window of the Pseudomonas sp. B21_DOA genome harbors these coding sequences:
- the norR gene encoding nitric oxide reductase transcriptional regulator NorR, whose product MTAKSLLTALLPLVADLSRELPEGERYRRLLEAMRALLPCDAAALLRLDGESLVPLAVDGLSTDTLGRRFKVSEHPRFEILLAGTGPTRFAADSDLPDPYDGLVDGLDDHLEVHDCLGCPLFVDEKLWGLITLDALDPERFEPIELDALQAFASLASATVNAAERIERLATRAEDEHQRAEVYRQASGQQHREMIGQSKAHKRLVEEINLVGGSDLTVLITGETGVGKELVAQAIHAASPRADKPIISLNCAALPDTLVESELFGHVRGAFTGATSDRRGKFELANGGTLFLDEVGELSLTVQAKLLRVLQSGQLQRLGSDKEHQVDVRLIAATNRDLAEEVRSGRYRADFYHRLSVYPLRVPALRDRGRDVLLLSGFFLEQNRSRMGLNSLRLNSDAQEALLAYTWPGNVRELEHLIGRSALKALGNCKVRPKILSLSAADLDLPREVVDNVAAPANADLANVMPMIGGDLRTATDEFQRRLISAALERHQNNWASAARELGVDRANLGRMAKRLGMKS is encoded by the coding sequence ATGACCGCCAAATCCCTGCTTACCGCCCTGCTGCCCCTGGTCGCCGACCTGTCCCGCGAACTGCCCGAAGGCGAGCGCTACCGGCGTTTGCTCGAGGCAATGCGCGCCTTGTTGCCCTGCGATGCCGCCGCGTTGTTGCGTCTGGACGGCGAATCATTGGTGCCGCTGGCGGTGGATGGCTTGAGTACCGATACCCTCGGCCGGCGCTTCAAAGTCAGCGAACACCCGCGCTTTGAAATATTGCTCGCCGGCACCGGGCCGACGCGCTTCGCCGCCGACAGCGACCTGCCCGATCCCTATGACGGTTTGGTCGATGGCCTCGACGATCACCTCGAAGTACACGACTGCCTCGGCTGTCCTTTATTCGTCGATGAAAAACTCTGGGGCCTGATCACCCTCGATGCGCTCGATCCCGAGCGTTTTGAACCGATCGAACTTGACGCCCTACAAGCCTTCGCCAGCCTCGCCTCGGCCACGGTCAACGCCGCCGAACGCATCGAACGTCTGGCCACCCGCGCCGAAGATGAACATCAACGCGCCGAGGTTTACCGCCAGGCCAGCGGCCAGCAGCACCGCGAAATGATCGGCCAGAGCAAAGCGCATAAACGTCTGGTGGAAGAAATCAATCTGGTCGGCGGCAGCGATCTCACCGTACTGATCACCGGCGAAACCGGTGTCGGTAAAGAACTGGTGGCCCAGGCCATCCACGCCGCCTCCCCGCGCGCCGACAAACCGATCATCAGCCTCAACTGCGCTGCCCTGCCCGACACGCTGGTGGAAAGCGAACTGTTCGGCCACGTGCGCGGCGCCTTTACCGGCGCCACCAGCGACCGTCGCGGCAAGTTCGAACTGGCCAACGGCGGCACGTTGTTCCTCGATGAAGTCGGCGAGCTGTCGCTGACGGTCCAGGCCAAGTTGCTGCGTGTATTGCAGAGCGGGCAGTTGCAGCGCCTGGGCTCGGACAAGGAGCATCAGGTCGATGTGCGCCTGATTGCGGCGACCAATCGCGATCTGGCCGAAGAAGTGCGCAGCGGTCGCTATCGTGCCGACTTCTACCACCGTTTGAGCGTGTATCCGCTGCGGGTGCCGGCGCTGCGCGATCGTGGACGTGATGTGTTGCTGCTCAGTGGCTTCTTTCTCGAGCAGAACCGCTCGCGCATGGGTCTCAATAGCCTGCGTTTGAACAGTGATGCACAGGAGGCGCTGCTCGCTTACACCTGGCCGGGCAATGTCCGTGAGCTGGAGCATTTGATCGGCCGCAGTGCGCTGAAGGCGCTAGGTAATTGCAAGGTGCGGCCGAAGATTTTGAGTTTGAGTGCGGCGGATCTGGATTTGCCCCGTGAGGTTGTGGATAACGTGGCTGCGCCTGCCAATGCAGACTTGGCGAATGTGATGCCGATGATCGGTGGTGACTTGCGCACCGCCACCGACGAGTTTCAGCGGCGGTTGATCAGCGCAGCGCTGGAGCGTCATCAGAATAACTGGGCGAGCGCGGCGCGGGAGTTGGGGGTGGATCGAGCGAATCTTGGCCGGATGGCGAAGCGCCTGGGGATGAAAAGCTGA
- a CDS encoding chemotaxis protein has protein sequence MSSTKARADSLSLLLFTLRSGKLMAINLLKVSEIIPCPPLTKLPESHPHVKGIASLRGASLSVIDLSRAIGERPLEDPNGGCLIVTDVSRSKQGLHVQAVSKIVHCLTTDIKPPPFGSGGSRAYITGVTSVDGTLVQVLDIEKVIHSIAPAQIEMAPTDLTMEDAEVLGNARILVVDDSQVALQQSVHTLRNLGLQCHTARSAKEAIDCLLDLQGTAQQINLIVSDIEMSEMDGYAFTRTLRETPDFAHLYVLLHTSLDSAMNSEKARLAGANAVLTKFSSPELTQRLIEAAKHVAANGH, from the coding sequence ATGTCCTCCACCAAAGCCCGCGCAGATTCACTTTCGCTTCTGCTGTTTACCTTGCGCAGCGGCAAGCTGATGGCGATCAACCTGCTGAAAGTCAGTGAAATCATCCCCTGCCCGCCGCTGACCAAGCTGCCGGAGTCGCACCCGCACGTCAAAGGCATCGCCTCGCTGCGCGGTGCATCGCTGTCGGTGATCGACCTCAGCCGCGCGATCGGCGAGCGGCCGCTGGAAGATCCTAACGGTGGCTGCCTGATCGTTACCGATGTCAGCCGTTCCAAGCAGGGTCTGCACGTGCAGGCGGTGAGCAAGATCGTCCATTGCCTGACCACCGACATCAAGCCGCCACCGTTCGGCTCCGGCGGCTCGCGCGCCTACATCACCGGCGTGACCTCGGTGGACGGCACATTGGTGCAGGTGCTGGATATCGAAAAAGTCATCCACAGCATCGCCCCGGCGCAGATCGAAATGGCGCCGACCGACCTGACCATGGAAGACGCCGAAGTGCTCGGCAACGCCCGCATTCTGGTGGTCGACGACAGCCAGGTTGCCCTGCAGCAATCGGTGCACACCCTGCGCAACCTCGGCCTGCAATGCCACACCGCGCGCAGTGCCAAGGAAGCCATCGACTGCCTGCTCGACCTGCAGGGCACGGCGCAGCAGATCAATCTGATCGTCTCCGACATCGAAATGTCCGAGATGGACGGCTACGCCTTCACCCGCACGCTGCGCGAAACCCCGGATTTCGCTCACTTGTACGTCTTGCTGCACACCTCCCTCGACAGCGCGATGAACAGTGAAAAGGCCCGACTGGCCGGTGCCAACGCGGTGCTGACCAAGTTCTCCTCGCCGGAACTGACCCAACGCCTGATCGAAGCCGCCAAGCACGTCGCGGCCAACGGGCACTGA
- the cyoA gene encoding ubiquinol oxidase subunit II, with protein sequence MSKNRYPRLLGLVPLLGTLLLGGCNMTLLNPTGQVGLEQRNLIITATLLMLLVVVPVIVMTFLFAWKYRASNKNAVYTPKWSHSTKIEVAVWTIPVLIIIALGYITYISTHELDPYRPIESDVKPVTIEVVALDWKWLFIYPEQGIATVNKIVFPAHTPINFKITSDAVMNSFFIPGLGGQIYAMAGMQTKLHLIADRNAEMDGISANYSGAGFTGMKFKAISTTQEDFDAWVSEVKKSPKQLDQAEYAALAKPSQNNPVELYSSVTPNQFQIIVDKYEGMKPGKPLKHEKKEKEVAATDIDAGSHSAAGAEE encoded by the coding sequence ATGAGTAAAAACAGGTACCCCAGATTACTAGGCCTAGTGCCGCTGCTCGGCACGTTGTTGCTGGGAGGCTGCAACATGACCTTGCTCAATCCAACGGGCCAGGTCGGCCTGGAACAGCGCAACCTGATCATCACCGCCACGCTGCTGATGCTGTTGGTCGTCGTGCCGGTCATCGTCATGACCTTCCTGTTTGCCTGGAAGTACCGCGCTTCGAACAAGAACGCCGTCTACACGCCGAAGTGGTCGCACTCGACCAAGATCGAAGTGGCCGTATGGACCATCCCGGTGCTGATCATCATCGCCCTGGGTTACATCACTTACATCTCGACTCACGAGCTGGACCCGTATCGTCCGATCGAGTCTGACGTCAAGCCGGTGACCATCGAAGTCGTCGCGCTGGACTGGAAGTGGCTGTTCATCTACCCGGAACAAGGCATTGCCACGGTCAACAAGATCGTGTTCCCGGCGCACACGCCAATCAACTTCAAGATCACCTCCGACGCCGTGATGAACTCGTTCTTCATCCCGGGCCTGGGCGGCCAGATCTACGCGATGGCGGGCATGCAGACCAAGCTGCACCTGATCGCTGACCGCAACGCTGAAATGGACGGTATCTCCGCCAACTACAGCGGTGCCGGTTTCACCGGTATGAAATTCAAGGCTATCTCCACCACTCAGGAAGATTTCGACGCCTGGGTAAGTGAAGTCAAGAAGTCGCCTAAACAGCTTGATCAGGCTGAATACGCGGCCCTGGCCAAACCGAGCCAGAACAACCCAGTCGAACTCTACTCGTCGGTCACGCCGAACCAGTTCCAGATCATCGTCGACAAGTACGAAGGTATGAAGCCGGGCAAGCCGCTGAAGCACGAGAAGAAAGAGAAAGAAGTGGCGGCCACGGATATTGACGCGGGTTCGCATTCAGCTGCCGGGGCAGAGGAGTAA
- a CDS encoding nucleotidyltransferase domain-containing protein: MENFSLSEALFTATQQKVLGLLFGKPDQTFYANEIVRWAQVGKGGLMRELDRLQRAGILSMTRVGNQTHYQANPACPIYAELLGITRKTFGVAEPLRQALEPFAEQITWAFVYGSIAKNSANTLSDIDLMLIGEGLHYSELMERLMPLEEQLGRPINPTLYTPQDWASKLAAQNSFVMRVMQQEKIDLSGANPLESKDGQQRESGESST; encoded by the coding sequence GTGGAAAACTTTTCTTTAAGCGAAGCCCTGTTCACCGCCACCCAGCAAAAAGTGTTGGGATTGTTGTTCGGCAAGCCTGACCAGACGTTCTACGCCAACGAAATTGTGCGCTGGGCACAGGTTGGCAAAGGCGGCCTGATGCGTGAACTTGATCGATTGCAAAGAGCCGGGATCCTCAGTATGACTCGAGTGGGTAACCAGACCCATTACCAGGCCAACCCCGCATGTCCTATCTACGCGGAGCTTCTGGGCATCACGCGCAAGACATTCGGTGTTGCCGAGCCTCTTCGTCAGGCATTAGAACCGTTTGCCGAACAGATCACGTGGGCGTTCGTGTATGGCTCCATCGCCAAAAACTCGGCGAACACACTCAGTGACATAGATCTCATGCTGATTGGCGAAGGCCTGCACTACAGTGAGTTGATGGAGCGACTCATGCCGTTGGAGGAGCAATTGGGGCGTCCCATAAACCCGACGCTGTACACCCCGCAAGACTGGGCCAGTAAGCTGGCGGCACAGAACAGTTTTGTCATGCGAGTGATGCAGCAGGAAAAAATCGATCTGTCGGGGGCAAACCCTTTGGAGTCCAAGGATGGGCAGCAACGAGAGTCTGGAGAATCTTCTACGTAG
- a CDS encoding heavy metal response regulator transcription factor: MRVLIIEDEEKTADYLHRGLTEQGYTVDLARDGVEGLHLALECDYAVIVLDVMLPGLDGFGVLRALRARKQTPVIMLTARERVEDRIKGLRDGADDYLGKPFSFLELVARLQALTRRSGGHEPVQVTIADLWIDLISRKATRAGTRLDLTAKEFSLLSVLARRQGEILSKTAIAEMVWDINFDSDANVVEVAIKRLRAKLDGPFNEKLLHTIRGMGYVLESRGVQ; this comes from the coding sequence ATGCGCGTTCTGATTATCGAAGACGAAGAAAAAACCGCGGATTATCTGCACCGCGGCCTGACCGAACAGGGCTACACCGTCGACCTTGCCCGCGACGGCGTCGAAGGTCTGCATCTGGCGCTGGAATGCGACTACGCGGTGATCGTCCTCGACGTCATGCTGCCGGGGCTCGATGGCTTCGGCGTACTGCGCGCATTACGTGCGCGCAAGCAGACCCCGGTGATCATGCTCACCGCCCGCGAGCGCGTCGAAGACCGCATCAAGGGCCTGCGCGACGGCGCCGACGATTACCTCGGCAAACCGTTTTCCTTTCTCGAACTGGTCGCCCGCCTGCAAGCGCTGACCCGCCGCAGCGGCGGCCATGAGCCGGTGCAAGTGACCATCGCCGACCTGTGGATCGACCTGATCAGCCGCAAGGCCACCCGCGCCGGCACGCGCCTGGACCTGACGGCGAAAGAGTTTTCCCTGCTCAGCGTCCTCGCCCGGCGTCAGGGCGAAATCCTCTCGAAAACCGCCATCGCCGAGATGGTCTGGGACATCAATTTCGACAGTGACGCCAACGTCGTCGAAGTCGCGATCAAACGCCTGCGCGCCAAGCTCGACGGGCCATTCAACGAAAAACTGCTGCACACCATTCGCGGCATGGGTTATGTGCTGGAGAGCCGTGGTGTCCAGTAA
- a CDS encoding efflux RND transporter periplasmic adaptor subunit: MSIQKNKILLATLLILLAAAGLWFALKPAPAKLASPTAIPVRVVTVSAKDVPRYTSGIGSVLSLHSVVVRPQIDGILTKILVKEGQLVKAGDLLATIDDRSIRASLDQARAQLGESQAQLQVALVNLKRYKLLSVDDGVSKQTFDQQQALVNQLKATAQGNQASIDAAQVQLSYTQIRSPVTGRVGIRTVDEGNFLRMTDTQGLFTVTQIDPIAVEFSLPQQMLPTLQSLISDPQRAPVKAYIGADTDGETGNLLGEGHLTLIDNQINANTGTIRAKAEFANASQKLWPGLLVTVKIQTAVDKDALVVPPTVVQRGLEQHFVYRVQDDKVEAVPVQMVYQGSGQDIIKGVNAGDVLVTDGQSRLKPGSSVQVMSEPPQVVQAEPKP; this comes from the coding sequence ATGTCCATCCAGAAAAACAAAATCCTGCTGGCCACTCTCCTGATTCTGCTGGCAGCCGCCGGCCTGTGGTTCGCGCTCAAACCAGCGCCGGCCAAACTGGCCAGTCCGACCGCCATCCCGGTACGCGTCGTAACGGTCAGCGCCAAAGACGTGCCGCGCTATACCAGCGGCATCGGCTCCGTACTCTCGCTCCACAGCGTAGTGGTGCGCCCGCAGATCGACGGGATCCTGACGAAGATCCTGGTCAAGGAAGGCCAACTGGTCAAAGCAGGCGACCTGCTCGCCACCATCGACGACCGCTCGATCCGCGCCAGCCTTGACCAGGCAAGGGCGCAGTTGGGCGAGAGTCAGGCGCAGTTGCAGGTCGCGCTGGTCAATCTCAAGCGCTACAAATTGCTCAGCGTCGACGACGGCGTGTCGAAGCAGACCTTCGACCAGCAGCAGGCCTTGGTCAATCAGCTCAAAGCCACGGCGCAAGGCAATCAGGCCTCGATCGATGCCGCGCAGGTGCAGCTGTCCTACACGCAGATCCGCTCCCCGGTCACCGGGCGCGTCGGTATTCGTACCGTCGATGAAGGCAACTTCCTGCGCATGACCGACACCCAAGGCCTGTTCACCGTGACGCAGATCGACCCGATCGCCGTCGAGTTTTCCCTGCCGCAGCAGATGCTGCCGACCCTGCAAAGCCTCATAAGCGATCCGCAACGCGCACCGGTCAAGGCGTACATCGGTGCCGACACCGACGGCGAAACCGGCAATCTGCTCGGCGAAGGTCATCTGACCCTGATCGACAACCAGATCAACGCCAACACCGGCACCATCCGCGCCAAGGCCGAGTTCGCCAATGCCAGCCAGAAGCTTTGGCCGGGCTTGCTGGTAACGGTAAAAATTCAGACAGCGGTAGATAAAGATGCGCTGGTGGTCCCGCCGACCGTCGTACAACGCGGACTCGAACAACACTTCGTTTACCGCGTGCAGGACGACAAGGTCGAGGCGGTGCCGGTGCAGATGGTTTATCAGGGCAGCGGTCAGGACATCATCAAAGGCGTCAACGCCGGTGACGTGCTGGTAACCGACGGCCAATCGCGGCTCAAACCGGGATCGAGCGTGCAAGTCATGAGCGAACCGCCGCAAGTGGTGCAGGCGGAGCCCAAGCCATGA
- a CDS encoding heavy metal sensor histidine kinase, whose product MSSNSIALRLSGMFTLVALLVFLLIGGALYQQVDKGLGLLPEAELDARYSVLESTVGRYGTPEHWVKINNKLKLLGEEDKRISFWISSGDPRYEYGNLTPQIRAAINGPLGMHDLQLPDQPYPLKVLVSQFPAKDQRPPLRFMIGIDTETLHQTQHHLLIALISLAILGVLLASALGYWVARIGLKPLIKLSQEAQRLAPPLRAGRLRLSPLPPELEQFVESFNSTLERVELAYSRLESFNADVAHELRSPLTNLIGQTQVALTRGRSAEHYFEVLQSNLEELERLRSIINDMLFLASADQGNKATKLTSTSLADEVATTLDYLDFILEDAQVEVQVSGDAQVQIEVAHLRRALINLLSNAVQHTEPGQVIEVHIEVEEHQVSIGVANPGTPIASEHLPRLFERFYRVDASRSNSGNNHGLGLAIVKAIALMHGGDVFVRSDRGMNTFGIHLPV is encoded by the coding sequence GTGTCCAGTAACTCGATTGCCCTGCGACTCAGCGGAATGTTCACGCTGGTGGCGCTATTGGTGTTTCTGCTAATTGGCGGCGCGCTGTATCAGCAGGTCGACAAGGGCCTGGGATTGTTGCCCGAAGCCGAGCTGGATGCGCGTTACAGCGTGCTCGAATCCACCGTAGGCCGTTACGGCACGCCGGAGCATTGGGTGAAGATCAACAACAAGCTCAAGCTGCTCGGCGAGGAAGACAAGCGCATCAGCTTCTGGATCAGCAGCGGTGATCCACGCTACGAATACGGCAACCTCACCCCGCAGATTCGCGCCGCCATCAATGGCCCGTTGGGCATGCACGATCTGCAACTGCCCGATCAACCCTACCCGCTGAAAGTACTGGTCAGTCAGTTCCCCGCCAAGGATCAGCGCCCGCCGCTGCGTTTCATGATCGGCATCGACACCGAGACGCTGCATCAGACCCAGCATCACTTGCTCATCGCCCTGATCAGTCTGGCGATTCTCGGCGTGCTGCTGGCCTCGGCATTGGGCTATTGGGTCGCAAGAATCGGTCTGAAGCCGTTGATCAAACTGTCGCAGGAAGCCCAGCGACTGGCACCACCGCTGCGCGCCGGACGCTTGCGCCTGTCGCCGCTGCCGCCGGAACTGGAACAGTTTGTCGAGTCGTTCAACTCGACCCTGGAACGGGTCGAACTGGCCTATTCGCGGCTGGAATCGTTCAACGCCGACGTCGCCCATGAACTGCGCTCGCCGCTGACCAACCTGATCGGCCAGACCCAGGTCGCGCTGACTCGCGGGCGCTCCGCCGAACACTATTTCGAAGTGCTGCAATCCAATCTCGAAGAGCTGGAACGGCTGCGTTCGATCATCAACGACATGCTGTTTCTGGCCAGCGCCGATCAGGGCAACAAGGCAACCAAACTGACCTCGACGTCATTGGCTGATGAGGTGGCAACGACGCTGGACTATCTGGATTTCATCCTTGAAGACGCGCAGGTTGAAGTGCAGGTCAGCGGCGATGCGCAGGTGCAGATCGAGGTCGCGCATCTGCGTCGCGCGCTGATCAATTTACTCAGCAACGCGGTGCAGCACACCGAACCGGGTCAAGTGATCGAGGTGCACATCGAAGTTGAAGAACATCAGGTGAGCATTGGCGTGGCCAATCCCGGGACGCCGATTGCCAGTGAGCATCTGCCGAGGTTGTTCGAACGGTTTTATCGGGTCGATGCCTCGCGCAGCAACAGCGGCAATAACCACGGGCTGGGGCTGGCCATCGTCAAGGCGATTGCGCTGATGCATGGCGGGGATGTGTTTGTGCGCAGTGATCGGGGCATGAACACCTTCGGCATTCACCTTCCGGTCTGA
- the hmpA gene encoding NO-inducible flavohemoprotein, translated as MLSVQDRAIVKSTVPLLESGGEALITHFYRMMLSEYPEVRPLFNQAHQASGDQPRALANGVLMYARHIDQLDQLGDLVAKIINKHVALQILPEHYPIVGTCLLRAISEVLGDEIATPEVMSAWGAAYGQLADILIGAEAAIYDQKEHAVGGWRGAREFIVAAKVQESAEITSFYFEPADKGPILAAEPGQYIGMKLILNGEEIRRNYSLSALASNGQYRISVKREPNGRASNYLHDQLHVGSSIQLFPPSGEFTLAASDKPLVLISGGVGITPTLAMLEAALATERPVHFIHCARNGSVHAFRDWVDGLAARHPQLKRFYCYAEEDGVSPAADRVGMLSEELLGEWLPAQRDVDAYFLGPKGFMGAIKRHLKALGVPEKQSRYEFFGPAAALE; from the coding sequence ATGCTTAGCGTCCAGGATCGTGCCATCGTCAAATCCACCGTGCCTCTGCTGGAAAGCGGCGGCGAGGCCTTGATCACGCATTTCTACCGCATGATGCTCTCCGAATACCCAGAAGTACGCCCGCTGTTCAATCAGGCGCACCAGGCCAGTGGCGATCAGCCCCGTGCCTTGGCCAACGGCGTGCTGATGTATGCCCGGCACATCGATCAGCTCGACCAGTTGGGCGACCTGGTGGCGAAGATCATCAACAAGCACGTTGCCCTGCAGATTCTGCCGGAGCATTACCCGATCGTCGGCACTTGCTTGCTGCGCGCCATTTCCGAAGTGCTCGGCGACGAGATCGCCACGCCTGAAGTGATGAGTGCCTGGGGCGCTGCGTACGGGCAACTGGCCGACATCCTGATCGGCGCGGAAGCCGCGATCTACGACCAGAAGGAACACGCCGTCGGCGGCTGGCGCGGTGCGCGGGAATTCATCGTCGCGGCGAAAGTGCAAGAGAGCGCGGAAATCACCTCGTTCTACTTCGAACCGGCAGACAAAGGGCCGATTCTTGCGGCCGAACCGGGTCAGTACATCGGCATGAAACTGATCCTCAACGGCGAAGAAATCCGTCGCAACTATTCGCTGTCGGCCCTGGCCAGTAACGGCCAGTATCGCATCAGCGTCAAGCGTGAACCGAATGGTCGCGCGTCCAACTATCTGCATGATCAACTGCACGTTGGCTCGAGCATTCAGCTGTTCCCGCCGTCGGGCGAATTCACCCTGGCGGCCAGCGACAAGCCGCTGGTGCTGATCAGCGGCGGCGTCGGCATCACCCCGACGCTGGCGATGCTGGAAGCCGCGCTGGCGACCGAACGTCCGGTGCACTTTATCCACTGCGCGCGCAATGGCAGCGTCCATGCGTTCCGTGATTGGGTCGATGGGCTGGCGGCGCGTCATCCGCAACTCAAGCGCTTCTATTGCTACGCCGAAGAAGACGGCGTGAGCCCGGCGGCGGACAGGGTCGGTATGCTCAGCGAGGAATTGCTTGGCGAGTGGCTGCCGGCGCAGCGTGATGTCGATGCCTATTTCCTTGGCCCTAAAGGATTCATGGGCGCGATCAAGCGGCACCTGAAAGCCTTGGGCGTGCCGGAGAAACAGAGCCGCTACGAATTCTTCGGGCCGGCTGCTGCTCTGGAGTGA
- a CDS encoding GNAT family N-acetyltransferase has protein sequence MAEAFCFLLRRDLSEAVPDAQWPAGTEWSAYREELAPAVHQLMQLGQLEGGGRVPPLEEWQQRFVSDPEYDPSLCFVACDAGGVVGVAQCWTSAYIKNLVVHPRLQGLGLGRALLLHAFSVFQQRREGFVDLRVLEDNLRARRLYESVGMDLVRRELVAD, from the coding sequence TTGGCCGAAGCGTTTTGCTTTCTGCTGCGCCGCGATTTGAGTGAAGCGGTGCCGGATGCGCAGTGGCCTGCCGGGACTGAGTGGTCCGCCTACCGCGAGGAACTGGCGCCGGCAGTGCATCAGTTGATGCAGCTCGGACAGCTGGAAGGTGGCGGTCGAGTGCCGCCGCTCGAGGAATGGCAGCAGCGGTTTGTCAGCGATCCCGAATACGATCCCTCGTTGTGTTTCGTTGCCTGCGATGCCGGTGGCGTGGTCGGCGTGGCGCAATGCTGGACCAGTGCCTATATCAAGAATCTGGTGGTGCACCCGCGACTGCAGGGCCTGGGGCTTGGGCGGGCGTTGTTGCTGCATGCCTTCAGCGTCTTTCAACAGCGGCGCGAGGGGTTTGTCGATTTGCGGGTTCTGGAGGACAACCTGCGGGCGCGGCGGTTGTATGAGAGTGTCGGGATGGACTTGGTTCGGCGGGAGTTGGTCGCCGACTGA
- a CDS encoding disulfide bond formation protein B, with amino-acid sequence MSEETMRLGRERRYLVLLGIICLALIGGALYMQVVLDEAPCPLCILQRYALLLIALFAFIGAGMRSRRSITVFETLVVICALAGVAVAGHHVYTQFYPAVSCGVDVLQPIVDDLPLAKIFPLGFQVDGFCSTPYPPILGLSLAQWALVAFVLVVILVPLLTSRNRKALR; translated from the coding sequence ATGAGCGAGGAAACGATGCGGTTGGGACGTGAGCGGCGCTATCTGGTGCTGCTGGGGATCATCTGCCTGGCGTTGATCGGCGGTGCGTTGTACATGCAGGTCGTGTTGGATGAGGCACCGTGCCCGCTCTGCATTCTGCAGCGCTATGCGTTGTTGCTGATTGCGCTGTTCGCCTTCATCGGCGCGGGCATGCGCAGCCGTCGCAGCATCACCGTGTTCGAGACGCTGGTGGTGATCTGTGCGCTGGCCGGGGTCGCGGTGGCCGGGCATCACGTCTATACGCAGTTCTATCCGGCGGTAAGTTGTGGCGTCGATGTGCTGCAGCCAATTGTCGATGATTTGCCGCTGGCAAAGATCTTCCCGCTGGGCTTCCAGGTTGACGGTTTCTGCTCGACGCCGTATCCGCCGATCCTCGGTCTGTCGCTGGCGCAATGGGCGCTGGTGGCGTTCGTGCTGGTGGTCATTCTGGTGCCGTTGCTGACTTCGCGTAATCGAAAAGCGCTGCGCTGA